In Vespula vulgaris chromosome 10, iyVesVulg1.1, whole genome shotgun sequence, the following are encoded in one genomic region:
- the LOC127067203 gene encoding mitochondrial pyruvate carrier 1-like, translating into MILPLPVTYNCKKPKFLRQLAIFHFVMASKKYKSLFSKENRDYFMSTHFWGPVFNWMIPIATIADTRKHPRIISGKMTLALTLYSLTFMRFAMRVQPRNMLLFACHSVNAAAQLTQGFRYLKYRYGTKPEEGE; encoded by the exons atgatcttACCATTACCAGTCACATATAATTGTAAGAAACCCAAGTTCCTGCGGCAACTTGCTATATTCCACTTCGTCATGGccagtaaaaaatataaatctttgttCAGCAAAGAGAATAGAGATTATTTTATGAG TACACACTTCTGGGGACCGGTATTCAACTGGATGATACCTATAGCAACTATAGCAGACACGCGAAAGCATCCGAGGATCATTAGCGGCAAGATGACTTTGG CACTGACGTTATATTCGCTGACGTTCATGCGATTTGCCATGAGAGTACAACCAAGGAACATGTTACTTTTCGCATGCCATAGTGTAAATGCAGCGGCTCAATTAACACAAGGATTTCGGTATCTCAAATATCGTTATGGTACAAAGCCAGAGGAAGGAGAATGA
- the LOC127067202 gene encoding KRR1 small subunit processome component homolog, with protein MSDKESEEVSKVSGPVDNAWSLKIPAFKPEDNPHRLLEESSFATLFPKYREQYLKEHWPLVQKALDEYAVKAELDLVEGSMTVKTTRKTWDPYIVVKARDMIKLMSRSVPFEQAVRVLEDNIGSDIIKISSFVRNKEKFVKRRQRLIGPNGCTLKSIELLTNCYVLVQGQTVSALGPYKGLQQVRRIAEDTMKNIHPIYNIKALMIKRELAKDPKLKNENWERFLPKFNSKNVSKRKQPRKKKEKKPYTPFPPPQQESKLDKQLMSGEYFLKEEQKRAKKKKEQEARHEEAKKRRIERREQAFIPPEEKPVENNAKSTEINIDELKKKIRKGMKKHNAKT; from the coding sequence ATGAGTGACAAAGAATCAGAAGAAGTTTCGAAAGTGAGTGGACCTGTGGATAATGCCTGGTCGTTGAAAATTCCAGCATTCAAACCTGAAGATAATCCACATCGTCTTTTGGAGGAAAGTTCTTTCGCTACTTTATTTCCAAAATATAGAgaacaatatttaaaagaacatTGGCCTCTGGTACAGAAAGCATTAGACGAATATGCAGTTAAAGCAGAGTTAGATCTCGTTGAAGGTAGTATGACAGTCAAAACGACAAGAAAGACTTGGGATCCTTATATCGTTGTAAAAGCAAGGGATATGATAAAACTCATGTCTAGATCGGTTCCTTTCGAACAAGCAGTGAGAGTATTGGAAGATAATATTGGTtccgatattataaaaatttcttcctttgtaagaaataaagaaaaatttgttaaaagacGACAAAGGTTAATTGGACCAAATGGATGTACGTTGAAATCAAtagaattattaacaaattgttaTGTGTTAGTTCAGGGACAAACAGTCTCTGCGTTAGGACCTTATAAAGGTTTACAACAGGTGAGACGTATTGCTGAAGAtactatgaaaaatattcatcctatttataatataaaagcgttaatgataaaaagagaattagcGAAAGATCCCAAATTGAAGAATGAAAACTGGGAAAGATTTTTACCTAAGTTTAATAGTAAAAATGTTAGTAAGAGAAAACAaccaagaaagaagaaagagaagaaaccaTATACTCCGTTCCCACCGCCGCAGCAAGAGAGCAAACTTGATAAACAGCTTATGTCTGGAGAATATTTCTTaaaggaagaacaaaagagagcaaagaagaagaaggaacaagAGGCTAGACACGAAGAAgctaaaaagagaaggatagaacgCAGAGAGCAGGCGTTTATTCCACCAGAGGAAAAACCAGTAGAGAATAATGCAAAAAGTacagaaataaatatcgatgaactaaagaaaaagattaggaAAGGAATGAAGAAACATAATGCAAAAACATAG
- the LOC127067198 gene encoding polypeptide N-acetylgalactosaminyltransferase 2 — translation MRRNVKIVLLLSCAWMFVFVYYYHTSRDTKNENRALRLKEPASLALSAGNAGGYMDPDGTAIAMSSELQPAPTPDPRVTWNYFDEQGYVSRGGLRAGEDPYARNKFNQEASDGLPSNRDIPDTRSAMCRMKQWRRDLPPTSVIITFHNEARSTLLRTVVSVLNRSPEHLIKEIILVDDFSDHPEDGEELSRIHKIRVIRNEKREGLMRSRVRGADAATASVLTFLDSHCECNADWLQPLLERVAEDPTRVVCPVIDVISMDTFQYIGASADLRGGFDWSLVFKWEYLSQAERQARQKDPTQAIRTPMIAGGLFVINKAYFEKLGKYDTQMDVWGGENLEISFRVWQCGGSLEIIPCSRVGHVFRKRHPYSFPGGSGNVFARNTRRAAEVWMDEYKQFYYNAVPLARNIPYGNIQDRMELKRELGCKPFIWYLKHVYPELVIPTSEGGPGGSLKQGTACLDSMGHLLDGNVGLYPCHDTGGNQEWGLTKDGLIKHHDLCLTLPLYAKGTTLLMQVCDGSENQKWRHLEGGLIRHSRIPVCVDSRYHAQRGITAEKCDSNAETQRWHLYNHTH, via the exons AACGAGAACAGAGCATTGCGACTGAAGGAACCCGCATCCTTGGCCCTATCCGCTGGAAATGCCGGTGGTTACATGGACCCAGATGGTACTGCCATTGCGATGTCGTCCGAACTACAGCCTGCTCCTACACCCGATCCAAGAGTCACTTGGAATTACTTCGACGAGCAAGG GTACGTTTCGAGAGGTGGCCTGCGAGCTGGCGAGGACCCATAcgcaagaaataaatttaatcaagAAGCCTCCGATGGTCTTCCAAGCAATCGGGATATTCCTGATACTCGTAGTGCTAT GTGTCGGATGAAACAATGGAGAAGAGATCTTCCACCAACTTCCGTCATAATCACTTTTCATAACGAGGCCAGATCAACGTTGTTAAGAACCGTAGTCAG cgTACTCAATAGAAGCCCCGAGCATCTGATCAAGGAGATCATATTGGTCGATGATTTTAGCGATCATC CTGAAGACGGCGAAGAACTGTCAAGGATTCATAAAATACGAGTGAtcagaaacgaaaaaagagaaggtttAATGAGATCGAGAGTTCGAGGCGCCGATGCGGCCACTGCTAGCGTTTTAACGTTTCTGGACTCTCACTGCGAGTGCAACGCTGATTGGTTGCAACCCCTTTTAGAAAGAGTAGCAGAGGACCCAACGAGAGTTGTTTGTCCTGTAATCGACGTTATCAGCATGGATACGTTCCAATATATCG GTGCATCGGCAGATTTGAGAGGAGGCTTCGATTGGAGTTTAGTTTTTAAATGGGAATATTTAAGCCAAGCCGAAAGACAAGCACGACAAAAGGATCCAACGCAAGCAATCAGAACGCCGATGATAGCTGGTGGATTATTCGTCATCAACAAAGCTTATTTTGAGAAACTTGGAAAATATGACACCCAAATGGACGTTTGGGGTGGTGAAAATCTTG AAATATCCTTCCGTGTATGGCAATGCGGTGGCAGTCTGGAAATTATTCCATGTTCTCGAGTGGGTCATGTCTTTAGAAAACGTCATCCTTATTCATTTCCTGGTGGTAGTGGGAATGTTTTCGCACGGAACACGAGACGTGCCGCAGAAGTATGGATGGAtgaatataaacaattttattataatgccGTACCTCTTGCACGGAACATTCCTTATGGAAA TATTCAAGACAGAATGGAACTGAAACGAGAACTGGGCTGCAAGCCCTTTATTTGGTATTTGAAACACGTCTATCCCGAATTGGTGATCCCTACGAGTGAGGGTGGTCCAGGAGGATCTCTGAAGCAAGGCACGGCTTGTCTGGATAGCATGGGCCATTTGCTAGATGGAAACGTTGGTTTATATCCCTGCCACGATACCGGTGGCAATCAA GAATGGGGCCTTACCAAGGATGGTCTGATAAAGCATCACGATCTTTGCCTGACGTTACCACTTTACGCGAAAGGTACGACGCTCCTCATGCAGGTTTGCGACGGCAGCGAAAATCAGAAGTGGCGACACTTGGAAGGTGGTCTCATAAGGCACTCTAGGATTCCCGTCTGCGTGGATTCCAGATATCACGCTCAACGTGGAATCACCGCGGAGAAATGTGATTCTAACGCGGAAACGCAGAGGTGGCATCTCTACAATCACACTCACTAA